From one Oncorhynchus clarkii lewisi isolate Uvic-CL-2024 chromosome 6, UVic_Ocla_1.0, whole genome shotgun sequence genomic stretch:
- the LOC139411656 gene encoding BTB/POZ domain-containing protein 1-like isoform X1: MATGGGGIGPPSNLEGRASNFAHSGAGRNAGVASNMPVPVVAAPISPPSGGLHREPMYNWQATKSSVKERFAFLFNNELLSDVRFIVGKGRQAQRIPAHKFVLAAGSAVFDAMFNGGMATTSAEIELPDVEPAAFLALLRFLYSDEVHIGPETVMTTLYTAKKYAVPALETQCVEFLTKHLRADNAFMLLTQARLFDEPQLASLCLETIDKSTGDAINAEGFTDIDLDTLCAVLERDTLGIRENRLFGAVVRWADAECYRQQLPLTSENKQKVLGKALTLIRFPLMTVEEFAAGPAQSGILFDREVVNLFLHFTVNPKPRVDYIDRPRCCLRGKEGSISRFQQVESRWGYSGTSDRIRFNVNRRISVVGFGLYGSIHGPTDYQVNIQIIESDKSLTLATNDTGFSCDGTANTFRVMFKEPVEILPNVSYTACATLKGPDSHYGTKGLKKVSQESATGTKTTFFFFSSPGNNNGTSVEDGQIPEIIYYT, encoded by the exons ATGGCGACTGGGGGTGGTGGCATCGGTCCACCGTCCAATCTTGAAGGACGAGCATCAAATTTCGCCCATTCTGGAGCGGGAAGAAATGCTGGAGTGGCCTCGAATATGCCAGTCCCCGTGGTCGCAGCACCAATCTCACCCCCGTCGGGTGGCCTTCACCGGGAGCCTATGTACAACTGGCAGGCCACGAAGAGCTCAGTAAAAGAGCGATTCGCGTTTCTCTTCAATAACGAACTGCTCAGTGACGTTAGGTTTATTGTCGGTAAAGGTAGACAGGCGCAGAGGATACCAGCGCATAAATTCGTCCTAGCTGCTGGTAGTGCAGTATTTGACGCCATGTTCAACGGGGGAATGGCCACCACCTCGGCCGAGATagagttacctgatgtggaaccTGCAGCCTTCCTAGCCTTGCTAAG gttccTGTACTCTGACGAGGTCCACATAGGACCAGAGACGGTGATGACCACTCTGTACACGGCGAAGAAATATGCCGTTCCTGCTCTAGAGACTCAGTGTGTGGAGTTCCTTACCAAACACCTCAGGGCAGACAATGCATTCATGCTACTCACTCAG GCCAGACTATTCGATGAGCCTCAGCTTGCCAGCCTCTGTTTGGAAACAATAGACAAAAGCACCGGTGATGCCATAAACGCAGAAGGATTCACTGACATTGACCTAG ATACGCTGTGTGCAGTGCTGGAGAGAGACACCCTGGGGATTCGCGAAAACCGTCTATTTGGTGCGGTGGTGCGCTGGGCGGATGCCGAGTGTTACAGGCAACAGCTTCCCCTCACCTCTGAGAACAAACAGAAGGTTCTGGGCAAGGCCCTAACCCTCATCCGCTTCCCACTCATGACTGTGGAGGAGTTTGCTGCGG GGCCTGCCCAGTCTGGAATATTGTTCGATCGGGAGGTGGTAAATCTGTTTTTACACTTTACAGTAAACCCCAAGCCGCGGGTAGACTACATTGACAGGCCCCGCTGCTGCCTCCGAGGAAAGGAGGGCAGCATTAGTAGGTTCCAGCAGGTTGAAAGTCGCTGGGGATACAGTGGCACCAGTGACAGGATCAG ATTTAATGTAAATAGAAGAATATCAGTGGTGGGTTTCGGACTGTATGGCTCGATCCACGGACCTACGGACTATCAGGTTAATATACAG ATTATTGAGAGTGACAAAAGCCTAACGCTAGCAACAAACGACACGGGCTTCAGCTGTGACGGAACAGCCAACACGTTCAGAGTCATGTTCAAGGAGCCGGTGGAGATTTTACCCAACGTTAGTTACACCGCTTGTGCAACCTTAAAG GGCCCGGACTCTCACTACGGCACTAAAGGGTTAAAGAAAGTGAGCCAGGAGTCTGCCACGGGGACCAAGACCACCTTTTTCTTTTTCAGCTCTCCTGGGAACAACAACGGCACGTCAGTGGAGGACGGACAGATCCCAGAGATCATCTACTACACCTAG
- the LOC139411656 gene encoding BTB/POZ domain-containing protein 1-like isoform X2, which yields MATGGGGIGPPSNLEGRASNFAHSGAGRNAGVASNMPVPVVAAPISPPSGGLHREPMYNWQATKSSVKERFAFLFNNELLSDVRFIVGKGRQAQRIPAHKFVLAAGSAVFDAMFNGGMATTSAEIELPDVEPAAFLALLRFLYSDEVHIGPETVMTTLYTAKKYAVPALETQCVEFLTKHLRADNAFMLLTQARLFDEPQLASLCLETIDKSTGDAINAEGFTDIDLDTLCAVLERDTLGIRENRLFGAVVRWADAECYRQQLPLTSENKQKVLGKALTLIRFPLMTVEEFAAVNPKPRVDYIDRPRCCLRGKEGSISRFQQVESRWGYSGTSDRIRFNVNRRISVVGFGLYGSIHGPTDYQVNIQIIESDKSLTLATNDTGFSCDGTANTFRVMFKEPVEILPNVSYTACATLKGPDSHYGTKGLKKVSQESATGTKTTFFFFSSPGNNNGTSVEDGQIPEIIYYT from the exons ATGGCGACTGGGGGTGGTGGCATCGGTCCACCGTCCAATCTTGAAGGACGAGCATCAAATTTCGCCCATTCTGGAGCGGGAAGAAATGCTGGAGTGGCCTCGAATATGCCAGTCCCCGTGGTCGCAGCACCAATCTCACCCCCGTCGGGTGGCCTTCACCGGGAGCCTATGTACAACTGGCAGGCCACGAAGAGCTCAGTAAAAGAGCGATTCGCGTTTCTCTTCAATAACGAACTGCTCAGTGACGTTAGGTTTATTGTCGGTAAAGGTAGACAGGCGCAGAGGATACCAGCGCATAAATTCGTCCTAGCTGCTGGTAGTGCAGTATTTGACGCCATGTTCAACGGGGGAATGGCCACCACCTCGGCCGAGATagagttacctgatgtggaaccTGCAGCCTTCCTAGCCTTGCTAAG gttccTGTACTCTGACGAGGTCCACATAGGACCAGAGACGGTGATGACCACTCTGTACACGGCGAAGAAATATGCCGTTCCTGCTCTAGAGACTCAGTGTGTGGAGTTCCTTACCAAACACCTCAGGGCAGACAATGCATTCATGCTACTCACTCAG GCCAGACTATTCGATGAGCCTCAGCTTGCCAGCCTCTGTTTGGAAACAATAGACAAAAGCACCGGTGATGCCATAAACGCAGAAGGATTCACTGACATTGACCTAG ATACGCTGTGTGCAGTGCTGGAGAGAGACACCCTGGGGATTCGCGAAAACCGTCTATTTGGTGCGGTGGTGCGCTGGGCGGATGCCGAGTGTTACAGGCAACAGCTTCCCCTCACCTCTGAGAACAAACAGAAGGTTCTGGGCAAGGCCCTAACCCTCATCCGCTTCCCACTCATGACTGTGGAGGAGTTTGCTGCGG TAAACCCCAAGCCGCGGGTAGACTACATTGACAGGCCCCGCTGCTGCCTCCGAGGAAAGGAGGGCAGCATTAGTAGGTTCCAGCAGGTTGAAAGTCGCTGGGGATACAGTGGCACCAGTGACAGGATCAG ATTTAATGTAAATAGAAGAATATCAGTGGTGGGTTTCGGACTGTATGGCTCGATCCACGGACCTACGGACTATCAGGTTAATATACAG ATTATTGAGAGTGACAAAAGCCTAACGCTAGCAACAAACGACACGGGCTTCAGCTGTGACGGAACAGCCAACACGTTCAGAGTCATGTTCAAGGAGCCGGTGGAGATTTTACCCAACGTTAGTTACACCGCTTGTGCAACCTTAAAG GGCCCGGACTCTCACTACGGCACTAAAGGGTTAAAGAAAGTGAGCCAGGAGTCTGCCACGGGGACCAAGACCACCTTTTTCTTTTTCAGCTCTCCTGGGAACAACAACGGCACGTCAGTGGAGGACGGACAGATCCCAGAGATCATCTACTACACCTAG